One Helianthus annuus cultivar XRQ/B chromosome 7, HanXRQr2.0-SUNRISE, whole genome shotgun sequence genomic region harbors:
- the LOC110867222 gene encoding uncharacterized protein LOC110867222, with protein MFSANAVVKAAQILLEEEEEDDSSENVITRRIRINRDREGAHEKLVNDYFSDAPLYNADIFKRRFQMSRRLFTRIADDLAGLDPFSCNDPMLGIMKGSPRYKSVLRPFAKCKQYLRKPNAYDVQQLYQAHEARHGFPGMLGSIDCMHWAWHNCPTVWRGQYTRGDHGHPTLILEAVASQDLWIWHSFFGLPGSLNDLNVLYQSTIFSDVVNGIGPDTRFTVSGIEYRRGYYLADGIYPSWATIVKTISFPEDEKRKKFAKHQEAARKDIERCFDEGQAICEYDENASYGNTVPVDPTQQDLNSFALTNDYTHANLQHDLVEHIWNNVNVEDGDGEGDEDQ; from the exons ATGTTTTCCGCAAACGCTGTGGTAAAGGCGGCGCAGATTCTTTtggaggaggaagaggaagatgaCTCGTCTGAAAACGTTATTACCAGACGAATACGGATTAACAGAGACCGCGAAG GAGCGCACGAGAAATTGGTGAACGATTATTTTTCGGATGCACCCCTTTACAATGCCGACATTTTCAAACGAAGGTTCCAAATGAGTCGCCGGTTATTCACACGGATTGCTGATGATTTGGCGGGACTAGACCCGTTTTCATGCAACGACCCGATGCTCGGAATTATGAAGGGTTCACCACGTTACAAAAGTGTACTGCGGCCATTCGCCAAATG CAAACAATATTTGCGGAAACCAAACGCGTATGATGTTCAACAGTTGTACCAAGCTCATGAAGCAAGGCACGGGTTTCCAGGAATGCTTGGTAGCATTGATTGCATGCATTGGGCGTGGCATAACTGCCCGACTGTGTGGCGAGGCCAATACACGCGAGGTGATCACGGCCATCCAACCTTAATACTTGAGGCCGTGGCGTCACAAGATTTGTGGATCTGGCATTCTTTCTTTGGGCTCCCTGGTTCACTCAACGACCTCAACGTGTTATACCAATCGACGATCTTTAGCGATGTCGTTAATGGAATCGGTCCGGACACCCGTTTTACAGTTTCAGGGATTGAGTATAGACGCGGGTATTATCTTGCTGACGGAATATATCCGTCTTGGGCTACAATTGTCAAGACTATTTCATTTCCCGAGGacgaaaaaaggaaaaaattcgCCAAGCATCAAGAAGCTGCAAGAAAAGACATCGAACGTTGTTTTG ACGAAGGTCAGGCGATTTGTGAGTATGATGAGAATGCATCTTACGGGAATACTGTCCCGGTAGATCCGACGCaacaggatttaaactcgttcGCGCTAACCAACGACTACACGCATGCAAACCTTCAACACGATTTGGTAGAACATATATGGAACAACGTAAACGTCGAGGACGGTGACGGTGAAGGAGACGAAGAccagtag
- the LOC110869192 gene encoding NAC domain-containing protein 7 produces MNTFSHVPPGFRFHPTDEELVDYYLRKKINSMAIELDVIKVVDLYKIEPWDLQELCRLGTEEQNDWYFFSHKDKKYPTGSRTNRATVAGFWKATGRDKAIYSKQNMVGMRKTLVFYKGRAPNGLKSDWIMHEYRLETDENATTTQEEGWVVCRVFKKRLPIVRRASEHEPMWYDDHQVSSVSEIDSPNLGNNANYQYPYYGSCKIELDQQQNYQITPGHCLQLPLLEAPKLHPTFNSSMSNYAIDINQGNINLEPSMLTQDQNFNDQMADWRVFDKFVASPFLNQGDVPINGNHDQSYPHAEEQIVVPEDVSNTIYNCQIDQWK; encoded by the exons ATGAATACTTTCTCGCATGTTCCGCCTGGCTTTCGGTTCCATCCcactgatgaagaacttgtggaCTACTACCTTAGGAAAAAGATTAACTCGATGGCAATTGAACTAGATGTCATCAAAGTTGTGGATCTTTACAAAATTGAGCCATGGGATCTTCAAG AGCTTTGCAGGCTAGGCACTGAAGAGCAAAACGATTGGTATTTCTTTAGTCATAAAGATAAGAAGTATCCAACGGGTTCTCGCACAAATAGAGCTACGGTAGCTGGATTTTGGAAGGCAACTGGAAGGGATAAAGCTATTTACTCTAAGCAGAATATGGTTGGGATGAGAAAGACTTTGGTCTTTTATAAAGGCCGCGCGCCTAATGGACTAAAATCAGATTGGATCATGCATGAATATCGACTTGAAACCGATGAAAATGCAACCACAACACAG GAAGAAGGGTGGGTAGTATGTAGGGTGTTCAAGAAAAGACTACCCATAGTGAGGAGAGCAAGTGAGCATGAACCAATGTGGTATGATGATCATCAAGTCTCATCTGTGTCCGAAATCGACTCACCCAACTTAGGTAACAATGCTAATTACCAATACCCTTATTATGGTTCTTGCAAGATAGAACTAGACCAACAGCAAAATTACCAAATTACCCCTGGTCACTGCCTCCAACTCCCTCTTCTAGAGGCTCCAAAACTTCATCCAACCTTCAATTCTTCCATGTCTAATTACGCGATCGACATAAACCAAGGAAACATTAATTTGGAACCTTCTATGCTCACACAAGACCAAAATTTTAATGATCAAATGGCAGATTGGCGCGTTTTTGACAAATTTGTTGCATCACCATTCCTTAACCAAGGAGATGTTCCAATTAACGGAAATCACGATCAATCTTACCCGCATGCGGAGGAACAAATCGTTGTACCAGAAGACGTGTCAAACACCATCTACAATTGCCAGATAGATCAATGGAAATGA
- the LOC110869191 gene encoding pectinesterase 2, which yields MAKFNFFLPFLLYVFVVFSLVNSLAVQEEEETGGDINYWCETTPHPQQCKFFLSRGVHHIPRNRKDFRMLVLQVALERAQDVQTCSSNLRNKCRSKRKKAVWLDCNKLLNGTIFQLSQTLNGLKHNRSSDFDAQTWLSAALTNLETCFSGSRDFNLTNLLSPLRSHNLTEMISNSLAINQYFVKQKLENEDLNDEYPSWVTPGDRKLLQSNTIHMKANIIVSQARGSRFRTIQSALNFAAGLKRGNKRYIIYIRRGVYRENLNIGNNLNNIMFLGDGARYTIITGSRSVGGGFTTYSSATVGVDGIGFIARGVTFRNTAGPAKSQAVAFRSSSDLSVYYACSFEGYQDTLFVLAQRQFYKLCYIYGTIDFIFGNAAVVFQNCMIMARRPLKGQANVITAQGRGDPFQNTGISIHNSRVMPAPDLRPVMGTVQTYLGRPWQEYSRTVYMKTFMDSHINPKGWSPWDNSNFAQKTLVYGEFGNFGPGSSTRNRVKWPGYQVIRSSSVASQYTVERLIAGRSWLPATGIPFTPGL from the exons ATGGCAAAATTCAACTTCTTTTTGCCATTTTTGTTGTATGTGTTTGTTGTTTTCTCTTTGGTTAACTCTTTGGCTGTTCAAGAAGAAGAAGAGACTGGTGGTGACATAAACTATTGGTGTGAGACGACTCCTCATCCACAACAATGTAAGTTTTTCCTGAGTCGTGGGGTACATCATATCCCACGAAACAGGAAAGACTTTCGGATGTTGGTTTTGCAGGTCGCATTGGAACGGGCTCAAGACGTCCAGACCTGCAGCTCCAACCTCCGCAATAAATGTAGGAGCAAGCGAAAGAAAGCGGTATGGCTCGATTGCAACAAGCTCCTCAATGGCACCATTTTTCAACTCAGCCAAACCCTAAATGGTCTCAAACACAACCGTAGCTCCGATTTTGATGCACAAACTTGGCTCAGTGCCGCTCTCACCAATCTTGAAACTTGCTTTTCGGGTTCTCGGGACTTCAATTTGACAAACTTACTCTCACCACTCAGATCACATAACCTTACCGAGATGATAAGCAATAGTTTGGCTATAAATCAATATTTTGTGAAGCAAAAGTTAGAGAATGAAGATCTTAACGATGAATATCCGAGTTGGGTTACACCGGGTGACCGAAAACTGTTGCAATCAAATACAATTCACATGAAGGCAAATATTATTGTGTCTCAAGCCCGGGGGAGTAGGTTTCGAACCATTCAATCAGCTCTTAACTTCGCAGCAGGTCTTAAGCGTGGGAACAAGAGATATATTATCTACATAAGAAGAGGAGTTTATAGAGAGAATCTTAATATTGGAAACAATCTAAATAACATCATGTTTCTTGGTGATGGAGCAAGATACACCATTATTACCGGCTCTAGGAGCGTCGGCGGAGGTTTCACAACTTATAGCTCAGCAACCGTCG GAGTTGATGGTATTGGATTCATTGCAAGAGGCGTAACCTTCCGAAACACCGCCGGGCCAGCAAAAAGTCAGGCCGTGGCCTTCCGATCATCATCCGATCTCTCGGTGTACTATGCTTGTAGCTTCGAAGGTTATCAAGACACCCTCTTTGTACTCGCTCAAAGACAATTCTACAAATTGTGCTACATTTATGGCACAATCGATTTCATATTTGGTAACGCGGCTGTGGTTTTCCAAAATTGTATGATCATGGCACGAAGACCATTAAAAGGGCAAGCAAATGTTATCACGGCTCAAGGTCGTGGTGACCCCTTTCAAAACACGGGAATTTCAATTCATAATTCCCGTGTTATGCCTGCACCAGACCTAAGGCCAGTGATGGGGACGGTCCAGACATACTTGGGCCGCCCATGGCAAGAATATTCAAGGACGGTTTATATGAAAACGTTCATGGATAGTCATATCAACCCGAAAGGATGGTCACCATGGGATAATAGTAATTTCGCACAAAAGACATTGGTTTATGGGGAATTTGGAAATTTTGGTCCCGGTTCTTCGACAAGAAATCGTGTGAAATGGCCGGGATATCAAGTTATACGAAGCTCGAGTGTAGCGTCTCAGTACACGGTGGAGAGACTTATAGCCGGCAGGTCCTGGCTGCCGGCTACCGGCATACCCTTCACTCCTGGactatga